From Streptomyces sp. HUAS MG91, the proteins below share one genomic window:
- a CDS encoding XRE family transcriptional regulator, which produces MPTVPTTPAVPAQAAGTPSAAAPDGARDALSVNLNRRRLAGGWSLRELSAATGVSKGLLSQIERAEANPTLDVLHRVASALGTDPAELLRRSLLPPHIVRADELDEPDGETSVNLLFATPGHGRTEIYRSRLHPHSQSQLSTHGAGSVEYVMVVSGRVDLVVDDVRYQLVAGDSARFDARVAHFYSTQDVPAVTHSIVGYPMS; this is translated from the coding sequence GTGCCCACGGTTCCCACGACGCCCGCCGTCCCCGCCCAGGCGGCGGGCACCCCGTCGGCCGCCGCGCCCGACGGAGCGCGGGACGCCCTGTCGGTGAACCTCAACAGGCGCCGCCTCGCCGGAGGTTGGAGCCTGCGCGAGCTGTCGGCCGCGACCGGCGTCAGCAAGGGCCTGCTCTCCCAGATCGAGCGCGCCGAGGCCAATCCGACCCTGGACGTGCTGCACCGCGTCGCCTCCGCGCTGGGCACCGATCCGGCGGAACTGCTGCGCCGCTCCCTGCTGCCCCCGCACATCGTGCGGGCGGACGAACTCGACGAGCCGGACGGCGAGACGAGCGTGAACCTCCTGTTCGCCACCCCCGGCCACGGCCGCACCGAGATCTACCGCTCCCGCCTCCACCCGCACTCGCAGAGCCAGCTCAGCACGCACGGCGCCGGTTCCGTGGAGTACGTGATGGTGGTGTCCGGCCGGGTGGACCTGGTGGTCGACGACGTGCGTTATCAACTGGTGGCCGGGGACAGCGCCCGCTTCGACGCGCGCGTCGCCCACTTCTACTCGACGCAGGACGTCCCGGCCGTCACCCACAGCATCGTGGGCTACCCGATGAGCTGA
- a CDS encoding alpha/beta fold hydrolase: protein MHRPAPSPAPERPAAATVRRVLEAVLGLDHPLEARPSPDGRRVAVTVGGPGGTHVHLVDTDGRAAGGSRAGQLPRWLPDSRTLLLVTEPEPGTAALPALILWDTVDGRTKTLTSIPGETEDLLVADDGSEVLLLVADDGAERDGMHLGLPVRLGPDPAPESFRPDAGRRRLLHGTLPAHPETVVLREAGPTGLTVWNVAWRGGTHAVATASRENLPSGYYRARLVHLDLTDGSARTLYTPQGQLAAPALTPDGRRALVVEGISIVAGRPVLVDIGDGTVTRATAAEDATWLLPDPDAPDRLLLAGWAGTGSRIARVRLDPGADGGAEVTTVWQDQAVLGGPAFQPALALSADGSLAAAVLDAPGRPPQAVVAPTAGPDAWSWRPVTALNPDAAARAALAPVRTRETFWTSADGRPVHGLLLDAPDAPAPGGDRSGLRPLAVLVHGGPSWQWSAGHAPGDVLGLAPALAAAGWLVLLPNVRGSSGYGLDHALGVFGDFGRGDLDDLLTGVAAVVGRGEAAPGRAAVLGHSYGGFLTAVAAAHSDVFRAAVVVSAPTDWLSFAHTSNIGGGYEHTYGVGDARTPEGRAALVANSPVFRPAPDIPVLVLHGERDRVTPVSQAHELYRSWSRDGTAPVELHVYPGEGHEFTDPAHLLDAAARAEAWLARHVVGEDAAHPPKDRTP, encoded by the coding sequence ATGCACCGCCCCGCCCCCTCTCCCGCCCCCGAACGGCCCGCGGCAGCCACGGTGCGGCGCGTCCTGGAAGCGGTGCTCGGCCTCGACCATCCGCTGGAGGCGCGGCCGAGCCCCGACGGGCGGCGGGTGGCCGTGACCGTCGGCGGACCCGGGGGAACGCACGTGCACCTCGTGGACACCGACGGCCGCGCGGCGGGCGGCAGCCGCGCCGGACAACTGCCGCGCTGGCTGCCCGACTCCCGCACCCTGCTGCTCGTCACCGAACCGGAGCCCGGCACCGCCGCCCTGCCCGCGCTGATCCTCTGGGACACCGTCGACGGCCGTACGAAGACGCTCACTTCGATCCCCGGCGAGACCGAGGACCTGCTCGTCGCCGACGACGGTAGCGAGGTGCTGCTGCTGGTCGCCGACGACGGCGCCGAGCGCGACGGCATGCACCTCGGGCTGCCGGTGCGGCTTGGCCCGGACCCCGCCCCCGAGTCCTTCCGGCCCGACGCCGGGCGCCGCCGCCTGCTGCACGGCACGCTGCCCGCACACCCGGAGACCGTCGTGCTCCGCGAAGCGGGCCCGACCGGCCTCACCGTGTGGAACGTCGCCTGGCGCGGCGGCACCCACGCGGTCGCGACCGCCTCCCGGGAGAACCTGCCGAGCGGCTACTACCGGGCCCGGCTCGTCCACCTGGACCTCACCGACGGCAGCGCCCGCACCCTCTACACCCCCCAGGGACAGTTGGCCGCGCCCGCCCTGACCCCGGACGGCCGGCGCGCCCTCGTCGTCGAGGGCATCTCCATCGTCGCCGGCCGGCCCGTCCTCGTGGACATCGGCGACGGCACCGTCACCCGCGCCACCGCCGCCGAGGATGCCACCTGGCTGTTGCCCGACCCGGACGCCCCGGACCGGCTGCTGCTCGCGGGCTGGGCGGGCACCGGCAGCCGGATCGCGCGCGTCCGCCTCGATCCCGGCGCCGACGGCGGCGCCGAGGTCACGACCGTGTGGCAGGACCAAGCGGTGCTCGGCGGGCCCGCCTTCCAGCCCGCGCTGGCCCTCAGCGCCGACGGCTCGCTCGCCGCGGCCGTCCTCGACGCCCCCGGCCGGCCGCCCCAGGCCGTCGTGGCGCCCACCGCCGGTCCCGACGCCTGGTCCTGGCGCCCCGTCACCGCGCTCAACCCGGACGCCGCCGCCCGCGCCGCACTCGCCCCGGTCCGCACCCGCGAGACCTTCTGGACCTCGGCCGACGGCCGCCCCGTGCACGGCCTGCTGCTCGACGCGCCCGACGCCCCGGCCCCCGGCGGCGACCGGTCCGGACTTCGCCCCCTGGCCGTCCTGGTGCACGGCGGCCCGTCCTGGCAGTGGTCCGCCGGACACGCGCCCGGCGACGTCCTCGGCCTCGCCCCCGCGCTCGCCGCCGCGGGCTGGCTGGTGCTGCTGCCCAACGTGCGCGGCAGCAGCGGCTACGGACTCGACCACGCCCTCGGCGTCTTCGGCGACTTCGGCCGCGGTGACCTCGACGACCTGCTCACCGGCGTCGCCGCCGTCGTCGGGCGGGGTGAGGCCGCACCCGGCCGGGCCGCCGTGCTCGGCCACAGCTACGGCGGTTTCCTCACCGCCGTGGCGGCCGCCCACAGCGACGTCTTCCGCGCCGCCGTCGTGGTCTCCGCCCCGACCGACTGGCTCAGCTTCGCCCACACCTCGAACATCGGCGGCGGCTACGAGCACACCTACGGCGTCGGCGACGCCCGGACGCCCGAGGGCCGCGCCGCGCTCGTCGCGAACTCACCCGTCTTCCGCCCGGCCCCCGACATCCCCGTCCTGGTGCTGCACGGCGAACGCGACCGGGTCACCCCCGTCTCCCAGGCCCACGAGCTGTACCGGTCCTGGAGCCGGGACGGCACGGCCCCGGTGGAACTGCACGTCTACCCCGGCGAGGGCCACGAGTTCACCGACCCCGCGCACCTCCTCGACGCGGCGGCCCGCGCCGAGGCCTGGCTCGCCCGCCACGTCGTCGGCGAGGACGCCGCACACCCCCCGAAGGACCGGACCCCGTGA
- a CDS encoding ABC transporter permease yields the protein MTTDTLTEAPRTPGRRRFAPLTLVCTAVALLLAVAAIAGQWIFPNYAAQDLLTGAAMPGGGHLLGTDELGRDIAQMVVAGARSTLAGAALVALGSMLIGNVLGLTAGYLGGLTDVLVRRWADLLLALPALLVTLVVAGIGGGGYGLAVGVLVVLTSPGDVRLVRSAVLEQRHRAYVEAAETLGLSRVTVMVRHIWPNVLPVVVANTMLNFAGAIVALSSLSFLGLGVPPGAPDWGRMLAENRTLLYDNPSAALAPALAIVVSAVVLNLLGDRLFEIFSDRRS from the coding sequence ATGACCACCGACACGCTCACCGAAGCCCCCCGCACCCCCGGCCGCCGCCGGTTCGCGCCGCTCACCCTCGTGTGCACGGCCGTCGCCCTGCTGCTCGCCGTCGCCGCGATCGCCGGCCAGTGGATCTTCCCCAACTACGCGGCGCAGGACCTGCTGACCGGTGCCGCCATGCCGGGCGGCGGGCACCTGCTCGGCACCGACGAACTCGGCCGCGACATCGCCCAGATGGTCGTCGCGGGCGCCCGCTCCACGCTCGCCGGGGCCGCCCTCGTCGCCCTCGGATCCATGCTCATCGGCAATGTCCTCGGCCTGACCGCCGGATATCTCGGCGGCCTCACCGACGTCCTCGTACGCCGCTGGGCCGACCTGCTCCTCGCCCTGCCCGCCCTGCTGGTCACCCTGGTCGTGGCGGGCATCGGCGGCGGAGGCTACGGGCTGGCCGTCGGCGTCCTGGTCGTGCTCACCTCGCCGGGCGACGTCCGCCTCGTACGGTCGGCGGTCCTCGAACAGCGCCACCGCGCGTACGTGGAGGCCGCCGAGACGCTCGGACTGTCCCGCGTCACCGTGATGGTCCGGCACATCTGGCCCAACGTGCTGCCGGTGGTCGTCGCCAACACCATGCTGAACTTCGCCGGCGCCATCGTCGCCCTGTCGTCCCTGTCCTTCCTCGGCCTCGGCGTGCCGCCCGGCGCCCCCGACTGGGGCCGGATGCTCGCCGAGAACCGCACGCTGCTCTACGACAACCCGTCCGCCGCGCTCGCCCCCGCGCTCGCGATCGTCGTCTCCGCCGTCGTGCTCAACCTGCTCGGCGACCGGCTCTTCGAAATCTTCTCCGACCGGAGGTCCTGA
- a CDS encoding ABC transporter permease, which translates to MTAELPATGAPFDGTPVPAPRLRDRLGTALPWRYVTRRLAGTAALLAVLSVAVFALVRLAPGDPARTLLGARGATPDALAAVRARYRLDEPLAAQYGHWLLDAVRGDLGVSIRTGADVTAVLGDRLALTVELVLLGFAVALLVGLPLGVLAGLRARRTSDRVAQSLGVVALSTPAFAGGLVLIYVFSLLLGWFPAYGTGDGGAGDRLLHLVLPAVTLGLAVTGVLLKLTRAAVIRELAREHVTFARARGVPTRTVLTRYVLRGTVVPVTTGIGLVLAYLLAGTVMVEQVYALPGLGQLLVSSVTFRDVPVVQAEALLIAALICLANLATDLLHPLADPRLRPAQTAPRRAKRQA; encoded by the coding sequence GTGACCGCAGAACTCCCCGCCACCGGCGCGCCGTTCGACGGCACGCCCGTGCCCGCGCCCCGGCTGCGCGACCGGCTCGGCACGGCGCTGCCCTGGCGCTACGTGACACGGCGGCTCGCCGGGACCGCGGCGCTGCTCGCCGTGCTGTCCGTGGCCGTCTTCGCCCTGGTGCGGCTCGCGCCCGGCGACCCGGCCCGCACCCTGCTCGGCGCCCGCGGCGCCACCCCGGACGCGCTGGCCGCCGTACGCGCCAGGTACCGCCTCGACGAACCGCTGGCCGCGCAGTACGGACACTGGCTGCTCGACGCCGTCCGCGGTGACCTCGGGGTCTCCATCCGCACCGGCGCGGACGTCACCGCGGTGCTCGGCGACCGGCTCGCGCTCACCGTCGAACTCGTCCTGCTGGGCTTCGCGGTGGCGCTCCTGGTCGGACTTCCCCTCGGGGTGCTCGCCGGTCTGCGCGCCCGCCGCACGAGCGACCGGGTGGCGCAGAGCCTCGGGGTGGTGGCGCTGTCCACCCCCGCGTTCGCCGGGGGACTGGTCCTCATCTACGTGTTCTCGCTGCTGCTTGGCTGGTTCCCCGCCTACGGCACCGGCGACGGCGGCGCGGGCGACCGGCTGCTCCACCTCGTCCTGCCCGCCGTCACCCTGGGCCTCGCCGTGACCGGCGTGCTGCTCAAACTGACCCGCGCCGCGGTGATCCGCGAACTCGCCCGGGAACACGTGACCTTCGCGCGCGCCCGCGGCGTCCCCACCCGCACCGTGCTCACCCGCTACGTCCTGCGCGGCACCGTCGTGCCCGTCACCACCGGCATCGGCCTGGTCCTCGCCTATCTGCTGGCGGGCACCGTCATGGTCGAGCAGGTCTACGCCCTGCCGGGCCTCGGACAACTGCTCGTGTCCTCGGTGACGTTCCGGGACGTGCCGGTCGTCCAGGCCGAGGCGCTGCTGATCGCCGCGCTGATCTGTCTGGCCAACCTCGCGACCGATCTCCTCCACCCGTTGGCCGACCCGCGGCTGCGCCCCGCACAGACGGCGCCCCGCCGCGCGAAGAGGCAGGCATGA
- a CDS encoding sugar isomerase — MNRESARDTQAAVPSAAHGVEGQPDCWTRAAELAERHRAVLPRRGERVAVVGSGASYAMAQAYAALREAEGHGETDAFSASAFLYGREYDRIVALTRTGTAPVMQRLLGKVHDSVPSVAITASADAPGIADHTLRLDFADEPREAVATLFPTTVLALLRAHLGENLDDATDDAYEAIEESLPQVLLGAQQFTFLGSGWTYGIAEAAAQLMRDNAGTWAQAYQEPEYRPRPAEPGQRQAEVTWVFGDVPERLAQAVREAGGTLVSSARDPLAELVRVQRLAVAGVARPAT, encoded by the coding sequence ATGAACAGGGAAAGTGCCCGTGACACGCAGGCGGCCGTGCCGTCGGCCGCGCACGGAGTGGAGGGGCAGCCGGACTGCTGGACGCGCGCCGCGGAACTGGCCGAGAGGCACCGGGCGGTGCTGCCCCGGCGCGGCGAGCGGGTCGCGGTCGTCGGATCCGGGGCGTCGTACGCGATGGCGCAGGCGTACGCGGCGCTGCGCGAGGCGGAGGGGCACGGCGAGACGGACGCGTTCAGCGCGTCGGCGTTCCTGTACGGCCGCGAGTACGACCGGATCGTGGCGCTCACCCGCACCGGCACGGCGCCGGTGATGCAGCGGCTGCTCGGCAAGGTGCACGACAGCGTGCCCAGCGTCGCCATCACCGCGTCGGCGGACGCGCCCGGCATCGCCGATCACACGCTGCGCCTGGACTTCGCGGACGAGCCGCGGGAGGCGGTCGCCACCCTCTTCCCCACGACGGTGCTCGCGCTGCTGCGCGCGCATCTGGGCGAGAACCTGGACGACGCCACCGACGACGCCTACGAGGCGATCGAGGAGTCGCTGCCCCAAGTGCTGCTCGGGGCGCAGCAGTTCACGTTCCTCGGCTCCGGCTGGACCTACGGCATAGCGGAGGCGGCGGCCCAGCTGATGCGGGACAACGCGGGCACCTGGGCGCAGGCCTACCAGGAGCCGGAGTACCGTCCGCGGCCCGCCGAGCCGGGACAGCGGCAGGCGGAGGTGACCTGGGTGTTCGGCGACGTGCCCGAGCGGCTCGCCCAGGCGGTGCGCGAGGCGGGCGGCACGCTGGTGTCGTCCGCCCGCGACCCGCTGGCCGAACTGGTACGGGTGCAGCGGCTCGCGGTCGCCGGGGTGGCGCGGCCCGCGACATGA
- a CDS encoding PPOX class F420-dependent oxidoreductase, which yields MSKPPLPADAVTMLTRPNPCTVTTLRSDGAPVSTATWYLWEDGRVLLNMDEGRVRLNHLRRDPRLTLTVLDKDDWYTHVSLIGRAVELRPDEGLADIDRIARHYTGGPYPDRVRSRVTAVMEIERWHGWGTFRDSDQAST from the coding sequence GTGTCCAAGCCCCCGCTGCCCGCCGACGCCGTCACCATGCTGACCCGGCCCAACCCCTGCACCGTCACCACGTTGCGCTCCGACGGCGCGCCCGTCTCCACCGCGACCTGGTACCTGTGGGAGGACGGCAGGGTCCTGCTCAACATGGACGAGGGCCGGGTGCGGCTGAACCATCTGCGCCGGGACCCGCGGCTCACCCTCACCGTCCTCGACAAGGACGACTGGTACACGCACGTCAGCCTCATCGGGCGGGCGGTGGAGCTGCGCCCCGACGAGGGCCTGGCGGACATCGACCGGATCGCCCGGCACTACACGGGCGGCCCCTACCCGGACCGGGTGCGCAGCCGGGTCACCGCGGTCATGGAGATCGAGCGGTGGCACGGGTGGGGGACGTTCCGCGACAGCGACCAGGCCTCGACGTAG
- a CDS encoding ABC transporter ATP-binding protein, which yields MSQLSEATGLDRPATADGALLDVTGLRVVATAGSGDPVTLLDGIDLRVGPGESVAVVGESGSGKSLTTRAVVGLLPEGTTVAGGGVRLGGEEVLHLPERARHALRGRRVTLLMQDPFTMLHPQLTCGRQITDGLRPDLPALAGAGGRRARRAARRAEVAARLAEVGLGPETADRYPHELSGGMRQRVAAAAALAGDPELLIADEPTTALDAANQQAVLDLLRGLQRDRGMGLVLITHDLRVAFSSCDRVYVLYAGAVLEQGRSAELGANPRHPYTQGLLLAEPSVRERHDRLPVIPGSVPAPGGRGPGCPFADRCAHAADVCRTTPARLRPEEPGSRQTACVRAAELGDRLGAPRPPAAARPQESAGTPDDATPALRLQGVHRVFGSGAQRHTAVRDVSLSVPRGRVTALVGESGSGKTTLARIAVGLETFSEGGVEVAGVPLTPGRRPAGAERAALAARTQIVFQDPYSSLNPLRTVGATLREALSAAGRLDAPGRRARAEQAAALVAELLTQVGLPAHYADRRPGVLSGGERQRVAVARALAVRPELLICDEAVAALDVSVQAQLLNLLADLRRTEGFAVLFITHDLGVVRQIADDVAVMYRGELVEQGPAAEVLDRPRHDWTRRMLAAAGTGALPTP from the coding sequence ATGTCTCAGCTGTCCGAGGCGACGGGCCTCGACCGGCCCGCGACCGCCGACGGCGCGTTGCTCGACGTCACCGGCCTGCGCGTGGTCGCCACCGCCGGATCCGGCGACCCCGTCACCCTCCTCGACGGGATCGACCTGCGCGTCGGGCCCGGCGAGAGCGTCGCCGTCGTCGGCGAGTCCGGCAGCGGCAAGTCCCTCACCACCCGCGCCGTGGTCGGCCTGCTCCCCGAGGGCACCACCGTCGCGGGCGGCGGCGTACGGCTGGGCGGCGAGGAGGTCCTGCACCTTCCCGAGCGGGCCCGGCACGCGCTGCGCGGCCGCCGCGTCACCCTCCTCATGCAGGACCCGTTCACGATGCTGCACCCGCAGCTGACCTGCGGCCGGCAGATCACCGACGGGCTCCGCCCCGACCTGCCCGCCCTCGCCGGAGCCGGCGGCCGCCGGGCCCGGCGCGCGGCCCGGCGCGCCGAGGTCGCCGCGCGCCTGGCCGAGGTGGGCCTCGGCCCCGAGACCGCCGACCGCTACCCGCACGAACTGTCCGGCGGCATGCGCCAGCGCGTCGCCGCCGCGGCCGCCCTGGCCGGCGACCCCGAACTGCTCATCGCCGACGAACCCACCACCGCCCTCGACGCCGCCAACCAGCAGGCCGTCCTCGACCTGCTGCGCGGCCTCCAGCGCGACCGGGGCATGGGCCTGGTCCTCATCACCCACGACCTGCGGGTCGCCTTCTCCTCCTGCGACCGGGTCTACGTCCTGTACGCGGGCGCCGTCCTGGAGCAGGGCCGCTCCGCCGAACTCGGCGCGAACCCCCGGCACCCGTACACCCAGGGCCTGCTGCTCGCCGAGCCGTCCGTGCGGGAGCGCCACGACCGGCTGCCCGTCATCCCGGGCTCCGTGCCCGCCCCCGGCGGCCGCGGCCCCGGCTGCCCCTTCGCCGACCGCTGCGCCCACGCGGCCGACGTCTGCCGGACCACCCCGGCGCGGCTGCGGCCCGAGGAGCCGGGCAGCCGGCAGACCGCCTGTGTCCGCGCCGCCGAACTCGGCGACCGGCTCGGCGCACCCCGCCCGCCCGCCGCGGCCCGCCCGCAGGAGAGCGCCGGCACACCCGACGACGCCACCCCGGCCCTGCGGCTCCAGGGCGTGCACCGCGTCTTCGGCTCCGGAGCACAACGGCACACCGCCGTACGCGACGTGTCGCTGAGCGTGCCGCGCGGCCGGGTCACCGCCCTGGTCGGCGAGTCCGGATCGGGCAAGACCACCCTGGCCAGGATCGCCGTCGGCCTGGAGACCTTCTCCGAGGGCGGCGTCGAGGTCGCGGGCGTCCCGCTCACCCCCGGCCGCCGCCCGGCGGGCGCGGAACGGGCCGCGCTCGCCGCCCGGACGCAGATCGTCTTCCAGGACCCGTACTCCTCCCTCAACCCGCTGCGCACCGTCGGCGCCACCCTGCGCGAGGCACTGTCCGCCGCGGGCCGCCTCGACGCGCCCGGCCGCCGCGCCCGCGCCGAGCAGGCCGCCGCCCTGGTCGCCGAACTCCTCACCCAGGTCGGCCTGCCCGCCCACTACGCCGACCGCAGACCGGGCGTGCTCTCCGGCGGCGAACGCCAACGCGTCGCCGTCGCACGGGCGTTGGCCGTCCGGCCGGAGCTGCTGATCTGCGACGAGGCGGTCGCCGCGCTGGATGTGTCGGTGCAGGCCCAACTCCTCAACCTGCTGGCCGACCTGCGCCGCACGGAAGGGTTCGCGGTGCTGTTCATCACCCACGACCTCGGCGTGGTCCGGCAGATCGCCGACGACGTCGCCGTGATGTACCGCGGGGAGCTCGTCGAGCAGGGACCGGCCGCCGAGGTCCTCGACCGGCCCCGCCACGACTGGACCCGCAGGATGCTCGCCGCCGCCGGGACCGGCGCCCTGCCGACCCCCTAG
- a CDS encoding damage-control phosphatase ARMT1 family protein, producing the protein MLSDPAPDAPVIVSDEPGSFPRGVFLDRHPALIRRMLDAFPYPPEQRDALAALLRESTGGVIAPLAADAPGRERWDAWGLPEHVGRSWLQAPFLWAESFFYRRLLDAVGWFGPGPWQGVDPFRPFKLADLDTTEADEERAALDRLATRPVDEQAAALLHGSLWGNRADLGFRMGAGQPADGRTGSPVIVDDSDALWRLLPAGAPSTVYLVADNAGRELVPDLLLADHLLRHGRAARVVLHVKPHPYYVSDATTADVLDALRHLTASTAHRAAHAAGTRLWTALGDGVLEVRAHPFSCAPLPYADMPDDLRADFSRATVTLLKGDLNYRRLVGDRLWPATTPFAARTAYFPGPVAALRTLKSQVIVGLDARTEHALDASAPDCAWRTAGTHAVIQVRP; encoded by the coding sequence ATGCTGTCCGACCCTGCCCCCGACGCCCCCGTCATCGTGAGCGACGAGCCCGGCTCGTTTCCGCGCGGCGTGTTTCTCGACCGGCACCCGGCGCTGATCCGCCGGATGCTCGACGCCTTCCCGTACCCGCCCGAGCAACGGGACGCCCTGGCCGCGCTGCTGCGCGAGAGCACCGGGGGAGTGATCGCGCCCCTCGCCGCCGACGCGCCCGGACGGGAGCGGTGGGACGCCTGGGGCCTGCCGGAGCACGTCGGCCGGTCCTGGCTCCAGGCGCCGTTCCTGTGGGCCGAGAGCTTCTTCTACCGCAGACTCCTCGACGCCGTCGGCTGGTTCGGCCCGGGACCGTGGCAGGGCGTCGACCCGTTCCGCCCCTTCAAACTGGCCGACCTGGACACCACCGAGGCCGACGAGGAGCGCGCCGCCCTGGACCGGCTCGCCACGCGTCCCGTCGACGAACAGGCGGCGGCGCTGCTGCACGGCTCCCTGTGGGGCAACCGCGCCGACCTCGGCTTCCGCATGGGAGCCGGGCAGCCCGCGGACGGCAGGACCGGCTCGCCCGTGATCGTGGACGACTCCGACGCCCTGTGGCGGCTGCTGCCCGCAGGGGCGCCCAGCACGGTGTACCTGGTCGCCGACAACGCCGGCCGCGAACTCGTCCCCGATCTGCTGCTCGCCGACCACCTGCTGCGCCACGGCCGCGCCGCCCGCGTCGTCCTGCACGTCAAGCCGCACCCGTACTACGTATCCGACGCCACGACCGCCGACGTGCTCGACGCGCTGCGCCATCTGACCGCGTCCACCGCGCACCGTGCCGCGCACGCGGCGGGCACCCGGCTGTGGACGGCGCTGGGCGACGGAGTCCTGGAGGTGCGCGCCCACCCGTTCTCCTGCGCGCCGCTGCCCTACGCGGACATGCCCGACGACCTGCGCGCGGACTTCTCCCGCGCCACGGTCACCCTCCTCAAGGGCGACCTGAACTACCGCCGTCTGGTGGGCGACCGGCTCTGGCCCGCGACCACGCCGTTCGCCGCGCGCACCGCGTACTTCCCCGGCCCGGTGGCCGCGCTGCGCACCCTGAAGTCGCAGGTGATCGTCGGCCTCGACGCACGTACGGAACATGCGCTCGACGCGTCGGCCCCGGACTGCGCCTGGCGCACGGCCGGGACGCACGCCGTGATCCAGGTCCGCCCGTGA
- a CDS encoding ABC transporter substrate-binding protein, giving the protein MNSEAGGRFSRRGVLRMTGAGAGVLAASMVISACSPQRKDGGAGGTAARGTDKPIETLTLALPSSLSSLDISREAGILNYLVAALVQESLLAVSPTGELEPALAESWKQPDAKTYVYTLRTGATFSDGAEVTTDDVIASIEAARAEGSALAYAWANVASVKATGDREITIGLKSADAAFAWTPTPGTLLISSKAFLAKNKGKVGTAKTLLLGTGAFKVTSFVPDDHVQLERNDAWWGSAPSARSLKLSFVPDAGTRLVAMKSGSVDGALNLPSDEARSWESTAEVTYTGDRSVVALAFDTAKAPFDDVHVRRAFAYAADRSGMVRGILHGKAEVASTLVSPQMWGDLLDEGKVKRGYAALPAFDHSIKAAKAELAKSRHKDGFSLDLSYPNSGPQLGKAALALADALGELGITLKVKEVTLEQWIADLVPGKKPLQFLWYFPVTGDPAELTDSYLASAASATNLPHYKNADVDDALARAKTETDKAERGRLLLGALQDAAADLPYLPLWWAQTATALAKEYVLEEPGAFALVGPWAARVKKTA; this is encoded by the coding sequence GTGAACTCCGAGGCTGGCGGGCGGTTCAGCAGGCGTGGTGTGCTGCGGATGACGGGAGCGGGCGCCGGTGTGCTCGCCGCGTCCATGGTCATCTCCGCGTGTTCGCCGCAGCGCAAGGACGGTGGCGCCGGCGGGACGGCCGCCCGGGGCACCGACAAGCCGATCGAGACGCTCACCCTGGCGCTGCCCTCGTCGCTGTCCAGCCTCGACATCAGCCGTGAGGCCGGCATCCTCAACTACCTGGTGGCCGCGCTCGTCCAGGAGTCCCTGCTCGCGGTGAGCCCCACCGGCGAACTGGAGCCTGCGCTCGCCGAGTCCTGGAAGCAGCCCGATGCCAAGACGTACGTGTACACGCTGCGGACCGGCGCCACGTTCTCCGACGGCGCCGAGGTCACCACCGACGACGTCATCGCCTCCATCGAGGCCGCCCGCGCCGAGGGCAGCGCCCTCGCCTACGCCTGGGCGAACGTGGCCTCCGTGAAGGCCACCGGCGACCGCGAGATCACGATCGGGCTGAAGTCCGCGGACGCCGCGTTCGCCTGGACCCCGACGCCCGGCACCCTGCTCATCAGCAGCAAGGCGTTCCTCGCGAAGAACAAGGGCAAGGTCGGCACCGCCAAGACCCTGCTCCTGGGCACCGGCGCCTTCAAGGTGACGTCGTTCGTGCCCGACGACCACGTACAGCTGGAGCGCAACGACGCCTGGTGGGGCAGCGCCCCGTCGGCGCGGTCGCTGAAACTGTCGTTCGTCCCCGACGCGGGCACCCGCCTCGTGGCCATGAAGTCCGGCTCCGTCGACGGCGCCCTGAACCTGCCCTCCGACGAGGCCCGCAGCTGGGAGTCCACGGCTGAGGTCACGTACACCGGTGACCGTTCCGTCGTCGCGCTGGCCTTCGACACGGCCAAGGCGCCCTTCGACGACGTCCACGTGCGCCGCGCGTTCGCGTACGCCGCCGACCGCTCCGGCATGGTCCGCGGCATCCTGCACGGCAAGGCCGAGGTCGCCTCGACGCTCGTGTCCCCGCAGATGTGGGGCGACCTGCTCGACGAGGGCAAGGTCAAGCGCGGCTACGCGGCACTGCCCGCCTTCGACCACAGCATCAAGGCCGCCAAGGCGGAGCTGGCGAAGTCCCGGCACAAGGACGGCTTCAGTCTCGACCTCTCGTACCCCAACAGCGGCCCGCAGCTCGGCAAGGCGGCCCTCGCCCTCGCCGACGCGCTGGGGGAACTGGGCATCACGCTCAAGGTCAAGGAGGTCACCCTGGAGCAGTGGATCGCCGACCTCGTGCCGGGCAAGAAGCCGCTCCAGTTCCTGTGGTACTTCCCGGTGACCGGCGACCCGGCCGAGCTGACGGACTCCTACCTCGCGAGCGCGGCCTCGGCCACGAACCTGCCGCACTACAAGAACGCCGACGTCGACGACGCGCTGGCCCGCGCCAAGACCGAGACCGACAAGGCCGAGCGCGGCCGCCTGCTGCTCGGCGCGCTCCAGGACGCGGCGGCCGACCTGCCGTACCTGCCGCTGTGGTGGGCGCAGACCGCCACGGCGCTCGCGAAGGAGTACGTCCTGGAGGAGCCCGGGGCGTTCGCCCTCGTCGGCCCCTGGGCGGCCCGCGTCAAGAAGACCGCCTGA